In the genome of Aspergillus luchuensis IFO 4308 DNA, chromosome 2, nearly complete sequence, one region contains:
- the trr1 gene encoding thioredoxin-disulfide reductase TRR1 (BUSCO:EOG0926386D;~COG:O;~EggNog:ENOG410PF9Q;~InterPro:IPR036188,IPR005982,IPR008255,IPR023753;~PFAM:PF13738,PF00070,PF07992;~go_component: GO:0005737 - cytoplasm [Evidence IEA];~go_function: GO:0004791 - thioredoxin-disulfide reductase activity [Evidence IEA];~go_function: GO:0016491 - oxidoreductase activity [Evidence IEA];~go_process: GO:0019430 - removal of superoxide radicals [Evidence IEA];~go_process: GO:0055114 - oxidation-reduction process [Evidence IEA]), translating into MVHTNVVIIGSGPAAHTAAIYLSRAELKPVLYEGMLANGTAAGGQLTTTTDIENFPGFPDGIGGGELMENMRKQSVRFGTEVITETITKVDFSQRPFKLWTEWSDGPTDEPAHTADAVIIATGANARRLNLPGEEKYWQNGISACAVCDGAVPIFRNKPLFVIGGGDSAAEEAMFLAKYGSSVTVLVRKDKLRASKAMANRLLSHPKVTVRFNSVATQVLGEEKPNGLMTHLKVKNVVSGEEEVVDANGLFYAVGHDPATSLVKGQIKLDEDGYIVTQPGTSYTSVEGVFACGDVQDKRYRQAITSAGSGCIAALEAEKYIAERESGEEPATSTEKAAVKPATQEVNGEVKQDGEGAAAEYKSNPLL; encoded by the exons ATGGTGCACACCAACGTCGTTA TCATCGGCTCCGGCCCCGCCGCCCACACTGCGGCCATCTACCTCTCCCGCGCCGAACTCAAGCCCGTCCTCTATGAGGGTATGCTGGCTAACGGCACCGCCGCCGGCGGTCAgcttaccaccaccaccgacatcGAGAACTTCCCCGGTTTCCCGGATGGCATTGGCGGTGGAgagttgatggagaacaTGCGCAAGCAATCCGTTCGCTTCGGTACGGAGGTTATCACCGAGACCATCACCAAGGTCGACTTCTCCCAGAGACCCTTCAAGCTGTGGACGGAATGGAGTGACGGTCCCACCGACGAGCCCGCTCACACTGCTGACGCCGTCATCATCGCCACTGGCGCCAACGCTCGTCGCCTCAACCTCCCCGGTGAGGAGAAGTACTGGCAGAACGGTATCAGCGCCTGCGCCGTCTGCGACGGTGCTGTGCCCATCTTCCGCAACAAGCCCCTCTTCGttatcggtggtggtgactcCGCCGCCGAGGAGGCTATGTTCCTGGCCAAGTACGGCAGCAGCGTCACTGTCCTTGTCCGTAAGGACAAGCTCCGTGCCAGCAAGGCCATGGCCAACCGTCTCCTGTCCCACCCCAAGGTCACCGTCCGCTTCAACTCCGTCGCCACCCAGGTGCTCGGTGAGGAGAAGCCCAACGGCCTGATGACCCACCTCAAGGTCAAGAACGTCGTctccggcgaggaggaggttgttgacGCCAACGGTCTCTTCTACGCTGTCGGTCACGACCCCGCCACCTCCCTGGTCAAGGGCCAGATCAAGCTCGACGAGGACGGATACATCGTCACCCAGCCCGGCACCAGCTACACCAGCGTTGAGGGTGTCTTCGCTTGCGGTGACGTCCAGGACAAGCGCTACCGCCAGGCCATCACCAGTGCCG GATCCGGCTGCATTGCCGCTCTCGAGGCCGAGAAGTACATCGCCGAGCGCGAGTCCGGCGAGGAGcccgccacctccaccgagAAGGCCGCCGTCAAGCCTGCCACCCAGGAGGTCAACGGCGAAGTCAAGCAGGACGGTGAGGGTGCCGCCGCCGAGTACAAGTCCAACCCTCTGCTTTAA
- a CDS encoding CCCH zinc finger and SMR domain protein (COG:L;~EggNog:ENOG410QE6U;~InterPro:IPR002625,IPR013899,IPR036063,IPR000571, IPR036855;~PFAM:PF01713,PF14608,PF08590;~go_function: GO:0046872 - metal ion binding [Evidence IEA]), producing MIQEDLLEDCLRILQDQALDEEEQVEKIEDFVREKTSLSGPSLENAVLDILWRHRNRTLPDSSPPPPRHTVIRRSSPAPWQMARSATPLSPHSNLGTSPGSTSWLQSSRGGLSRPPLSSTVSPFTSPRPSPRLALAQPIPHSPNLNAYEFSDQSQVSDFYGDLGSDSNVDWLVADDANSVTSSIGTPSITGGLSATAPEFVPDMSPHDILRTVLGDKRSNDEIEAALEANSYDLGATIASLSQPGDGDPILQHAEDSHVVVGKSMSMEPPKIATPPSNSRSPVVCKYWLSTGQCLRADCRFSHDLTNHLCKYWVMGNCLAGDGCPFSHDPSALVANLSVTDGTPGTGSPGTSFHMESTSDAFPPLQSTAGMGDQWAGQYLGKYSGHLSAFPGSKYVPQAMQFAVGKRNGSMTNLSRPHSRPGSRHQHRELNPAAPSVDDPDAFPTLAAVSAKNTGKKHHGKRGNRDNNSSRENMPTSLADVVRMSPSPAPGKGKTSSKNNRDGAKGREHSAAAQAIPPPQNIPWLETGSRANQQYIKYRTEAIRHGTVRNKFLQSAAQAWNRNDARAAKALSLRGQAENEAMRKCHREAARQLYEERNKHLLDAGLDDAAEELYVDLHGLHPEEAIEYLEKILLKHAREGRRVVYAITGTGHHSKNGKDKIGKAVKAWLNEWKYLFREFSVPGERGGYVGGILGIDPTSYDKSLAKSLEDDANGKADADQPVLTMGKIQLLKREDLESKQ from the exons ATGATTCAAGAAGACCTCCTCGAGGATTGTCTTCGCATCCTCCAGGATCAAGCtctggacgaagaagagcaggtcGAGAAAATAGAGGATTTCGTACGCGAAAAGACCTCCTTATCAGGTCCGTCTCTAGAAAATGCCGTCCTCGACATCCTTTGGCGCCATCGCAACCGCACCTTACCAGACTCctcccctccgccgccccgTCACACGGTGATTCGCCGCTCGTCTCCTGCCCCTTGGCAGATGGCGCGTTCTGCGACCCCGTTATCTCCTCACTCGAACCTAGGCACGAGCCCCGGAAGTACCTCCTGGCTCCAGAGCTCCCGAGGCGGCTTATCCCGGCCACCCCTGTCCTCCACCGTATCGCCTTTCACTTCTCCGCGCCCATCGCCTCGACTAGCTCTTGCGCAACCCATCCCTCACTCCCCCAACCTAAACGCATACGAATTCTCCGATCAGAGCCAAGTGTCCGATTTCTACGGTGACTTGGGAAGCGATAGCAATGTGGACTGGCTGGTTGCCGACGACGCGAATAGCGTCACCTCGTCCATTGGGACTCCGAGCATCACAGGAGGATTGAGCGCCACGGCACCCGAGTTTGTGCCCGATATGAGCCCGCATGATATCTTACGCACTGTCCTGGGAGACAAGCGATCGAACGATGAAATTGAGGCGGCTCTGGAAGCCAACAGCTACGACTTGGGCGCGACGATCGCGTCGCTATCGCAGCCCGGTGACGGTGACCCCATCTTGCAGCACGCGGAGGATAGTCACGTTGTGGTCGGAAAGTCCATGTCAATGGAGCCGCCCAAGATCGCTACACCTCCGAGCAACAGTCGCAGTCCAGTGGTCTGCAAGTACTGGCTGTCTACCGGCCAATGTCTCCGTGCCGATTGCCGTTTCAGTCATGATCTAACCAACCACCTTTGCAA GTATTGGGTTATGGGGAATTGTTTGGCAGGTGACGGCTGTCCCTTTTCGCATGACCCTTCAGCTCTCGTTGCGAATCTCAGTGTGACAGACGGTACTCCCGGCACAGGATCGCCTGGCACATCATTCCACATGGAAAGTACCTCAGAtgcctttcctcctctgcagTCTACTGCCGGGATGGGAGACCAATGGGCTGGCCAGTATCTTGGCAAGTATTCTGGCCATTTGTCCGCGTTCCCTGGCAGCAAATACGTGCCTCAGGCCATGCAGTTTGCTGTTGGCAAGCGGAATGGAAGCATGACCAACCTGTCCCGCCCCCATTCCCGACCAGGGAGTCGGCATCAGCATCGTGAGCTGAACCCGGCTGCCCCATCGGTCGATGATCCAGACGCATTCCCCACCCTTGCTGCTGTCAGTGCCAAAAACACCGGCAAGAAGCATCATGGGAAGCGCGGAAATCGCGACAATAATTCAAGCAGAGAAAACATGCCTACATCTTTAGCGGACGTGGTTCGCATGTCCCCATCTCCGGCAccagggaaggggaagactTCGTCTAAAAACAATCGGGATGGGGCTAAAGGCCGTGAGCATAGCGCAGCCGCTCAGGCAATCCCACCGCCGCAGAATATTCCCTGGTTGGAAACTGGTTCCCGAGCGAACCAACAATATATCAAATACCGGACGGAGGCTATCCGCCATGGTACTGTACGGAACAAATTCCTTCAGAG TGCTGCTCAAGCGTGGAACCGCAATGACGCAAGAGCCGCAAAAGCTCTGTCTCTGCGGGGACAGGCTGAAAACGAAGCCATGCGCAAGTGTCATCGGGAAGCAGCACGGCAACTATACGAAGAACGTAACAAACATCTCTTAGACGCTGGTCTGGATGATGCAGCGGAGGAACTCTATGTTGATTTGCATGGCTTGCATCCCGAGGAGGCCATTGAATacctggagaagatccttCTCAAACATGCCCGCGAAGGCCGGCGCGTAGTCTACGCCATCACGGGCACGGGCCATCATTCAAAGAACGGCAAGGACAAGATCGGCAAGGCCGTCAAGGCATGgctgaatgaatggaagTACCTGTTCCGCGAGTTCAGTGTCCCCGGCGAGCGGGGCGGATATGTTGGAGGCATCCTGGGGATTGACCCCACCAGCTACGATAAATCATTAGCCAAGAGTTTGGAAGACGATGCCAACGGCAAGGCGGATGCGGACCAGCCCGTCCTGACCATGGGCAAGATCCAGCTGTTGAAGCGCGAAGACCTGGAGTCAAAGCAATAA
- a CDS encoding HpcH/HpaI aldolase/citrate lyase family protein (COG:G;~EggNog:ENOG410PHU5;~InterPro:IPR015813,IPR005000,IPR040442,IPR011206;~PFAM:PF03328;~go_function: GO:0003824 - catalytic activity [Evidence IEA]), with translation MAARNTLRRALLYIPGSSQRFIDKSRTLTADCVAYDLEDSVTPHKKAEARSLVRRALDEPAPQGIRERAVRINSVDSGLALGDLTEVLKSPNLTTIVIPKVNTPSDLTFVNDVITHTLSQQQQTQDPSTPRTPISLLTLVESAKSLTNLTQICASTPLLQGLIFAAEDFALDLSITRTPSLTEFLFARSMIATAARAANLPSTIDLVCTAYKSTKGDGSPPAVLEEECRDGRRLGFNGKQCIHPSQVETAQAIFGPDPEEVKWAVRVCVADEKAARAGRGAWTLDGKMIDVPVAEKARAVVRKAEACGFDVGGLREEWGHQEPE, from the exons aTGGCAGCCAGAAATACCCTCCGTCGCGCCCTTCTCTACA TCCCGGGCTCCTCCCAACGCTTCATCGACAAATCCCGCACTCTAACCGCTGACTGCGTGGCCTACGATCTCGAAGACAGCGTAACTCCGCACAAGAAAGCGGAAGCTCGGTCCCTGGTGCGGAGAGCGCTCGACGAGCCCGCACCGCAGGGAATCCGCGAACGAGCCGTGCGAATCAACTCCGTAGACAGCGGACTCGCCCTAGGCGATCTCACCGAAGTG CTCAAATCCCCCAACCTCACCACAATCGTAATCCCCAAAGTCAACACCCCCTCAGATCTGACCTTCGTGAACGACGTcatcacacacactctctcccaacagcaacaaacACAAGACCCCTCAACCCCAAGAACTCCCAtttccctcctcaccttAGTTGAATCCGCCAAATCCCTCACAAACCTCACCCAAATCTGCGCTTCCACGCCCCTCCTGCAAGGCCTCATCTTCGCAGCTGAAGACTTCGCCCTCGACCTCAGCATCACTCGCACCCCATCACTCACTGAATTCCTCTTCGCAAGGTCTATGattgctactgctgctcgCGCTGCAAACCTCCCCTCGACTATTGATTTGGTCTGCACGGCGTATAAATCAACCAAGGGGGACGGGTCTCCGCCTgcggtgctggaggaggaatgtcGTGATGGGAGACGGCTGGGATTCAACGGGAAGCAGTGTATTCATCCGTCGCAGGTGGAGACGGCGCAGGCGATCTTTGGACCGGATCCGGAGGAAGTTAAGTGGGCTGTGAGGGTGTGTGTGGCGGATGAGAAGGCTGCCAGGGCCGGGCGGGGTGCGTGGACGCTGGATGGGAAGATGATTGATGTGCCGGTAGCGGAGAAGGCTAGGGCAGTGGTTAGGAAGGCTGAGGCGTGTGGATTTGATGTTGGGGGTTTGAGGGAGGAGTGGGGGCACCAGGAGCCggagtga
- the TVP38 gene encoding Tlg2-vesicle protein (COG:U;~EggNog:ENOG410PINQ;~InterPro:IPR032816;~PFAM:PF09335;~TransMembrane:5 (o82-109i121-139o159-180i235-254o274-295i)), producing the protein MPADYSSTARALSVSTSSPEPLSPSEDEAYPPWSRRAPGRRNSASISGGRPATLRDQIVDRATKTYHQLLESWRKMNFWQRVGAVSAFLLANLLGIGFLVFTGKVFIWLQPVAAQWEHSPLAYGVLWLCVFFVSFPPLVGWSTFGTMAGYIFGIWKGWLLYASATVLGSTCSFIVSRTILSKFVHRLMERDKRFAALSLTLKYDGLKLLCMIRLCPLPYSVCNGAVSTFPTVQPLTYGLATALISPKLLVPAFIGNRLRVLSENNEEMSAGSKAVNICSIIVSICIGIFTGLYIYRR; encoded by the exons ATGCCTGCGGATTACTCATCCACCGCCCGGGCACTGTCCGTCTCGACCTCGTCCCCAGAACCTCTGTCTCcgtcggaggatgaggcctATCCGCCATGGAGCCGAAGGGCACCGGGGAGGCGGAATTCAGCCAGTATCTCCGGCGGACGACCCGCTACCCTCCGAGATCAGATCGTAGACCGAGCAACCAAGACATATCACCAGCTCCTGGAATCGTGGCGCAAGATGAACTTCTGGCAAAGGGTAGGGGCGGTGTCCGCGTTCTTATTGGCCAATCTCCTTGGAATAGGCTTTCTTGTCTTTACTGGGAAGGTCTTCATCTGGCTTCAACCCGTGGCGGCACAATGGGAGCATTCTCCTCTAGCCTACGGGGTTCTGTGGTTGtgtgttttctttgtctcctTTCCGCCGTTGGTTGGATGGTCCACATTTGGAACTATGGCGGGCTACATCTTTGGGATCTGGAAAGG ATGGCTTCTTTATGCTTCCGCTACTGTGCTTGGGTCGACTTGTTCTTTCATTGTGTCTCGGACAATTTTATCCAAATTCGTTCACCGGTTGATGGAACGCGACAAGAGATTCGCAGCGTTGTCGCTGACGCTGAAGTATGACGGCTTGAAATTGCTGTGCATGATCCGCCTCTGCCCGCTGCCCTACTCGGTATGCAATGGGGCGGTCTCAACCTTCCCCACCGTTCAACCGTTGACGTATGGGCTTGCCACGGCACTCATTTCGCCGAAGCTGCTGGTTCCAGCCTTCATCGGTAACCGGTTGCGCGTCTTGTCGGAGAACAATGAAGAGATGAGCGCAGGCTCCAAGGCTGTCAATATTTGCAGTATTATCGTCTCTATCTGCATTGGTATCTTCACGgggttgtatatatatagaaggtAA
- the TVP23 gene encoding DUF846 domain-containing protein (COG:U;~EggNog:ENOG410PK6X;~InterPro:IPR008564;~PFAM:PF05832;~TransMembrane:5 (i21-41o47-66i111-132o138-157i169-191o);~go_component: GO:0016021 - integral component of membrane [Evidence IEA]) produces MEQQPLQPQQGELNWRLSAHPITLLFFLGFRIGALLMYLFGVLFIKNFVLVFIITLLILSADFYYLKNIAGRRLVGLRWWNEVNTSSGDSTWVFESSDPTTRTITATDKRFFWLSLYVTPALWIGLAILAIIRLSSVIWLSLVAIALALTITNTIAFSRCDRFSQASTFANSALSGGVMSNLAGGLLGRLFK; encoded by the exons ATGGAACAGCAACCGCTCCAGCCGCAGCAGGGCGAACTGAACTGGCGCCTCAGTGCTCACCCGATTACCCTCCTGTTCTTCCTGGGCTTTCGCATCGGCGCTCTACTGATGTACCTCTTCGGCGTGCTCTTCATCAAGAACTT tgtcctcgtcttcatcatcaccctcctcatcctctccgccgACTTCTACTACCTCAAAAACATTGCCGGTCGTCGCCTGGTCGGTCTCCGCTGGTGGAACGAAGTCAACACTTCCTCCGGCGACTCCACTTGGGTCTTCGAGTCCTCCGATCCCACTACCCGCACTATCACTGCCACGGACAAGCGCTTCTTCTGGCTGAGTCTGTACGTGACGCCTGCGCTGTGGATCGGTCTTGCCATTCTGGCCATTATCCGTCTGAGCAGTGTGATTTGGTTGAGTCTTGTTG CCATTGCTCTCGCTctgaccatcaccaacactaTTGCGTTCTCCCGGTGCGATCGCTTCAGTCAGGCTTCGACGTTTGCGAATAGTGCGCTTTCGGGTGGGGTCATGAGTAACCTTGCGGGAGGTCTGCTGGGCAGGCTTTTCAAGTAG
- a CDS encoding uncharacterized protein (COG:S;~EggNog:ENOG410PGCZ;~InterPro:IPR018946,IPR043904), giving the protein MATDRFPAPPTEAPTYLQQAPTNGIYTAPSHKRQPSQVVKSAAPDYYEDNDFYANPNNSRPPPPYPANSSRVQSHHRSRSYSTRSKSYRRDVYPEDNMEEGENLPTPDRPVWSEKRSKSSATRADKHGAEAHKASLSSNSQPSPVSRSSTVRSATEQRRDWASDRSPLQKLETTYTGASKEEKRARALEAEMKLRERMKRQTESRATAMAQPSDSLESVDKRAVPGRMAEPRPAQGAKRSHHRHAASEGHTGYSPEGPESSERARPPRSRMPPSQDAAERAFDEIQDFNGGRPDGPMARTGNAPRRTVSVSHPPQGPPMGPRAMNQGKQRDAQPYPPSSAAPDSAFPDQSRMAVPARKAVPIQPSTRAPPVANPAAYQTKSPPQLIPERGPSMQGPTTQQGVLKNPTGAAPAKASVDSGLDVNNPIMPSAPAETNVPSKPKVSFNVPPPTPPPLSEWRTAAIARLGASDFDFQRFDADRSKAWWETGESSNRRLSRALPNSFAQKPSAQKPTSNKRFQPSIFLQSGPLLRYAGLKRVRIDGPNGPFNKETWRGSVLIVTQDSLSSYEPRPTLRVFAQPMDLLAPPPVQVGGEDSQLAPEYVDPTAGLMKLGRDGRPLYVKPVEHTAEGEDLSFVENDDGIFELSPSIMDYSSEGVKQPVPANRIHSMDGETAGSYKEITGARLYADPGRDVTFWKFNIEIELGPTQQRVAYRLNHGPALGFWVPARGQSMNIMFHTGNGFSPAVDSNKLSGPDPLWRDVLNEHQTRPFHVMIGGGDQIFNDKVIAETAHFQEWVKIKNLNEKYEAPFTAEFKAELEDFYLENYASWFSQGLFSLANSQIPMVNMWNDHEIIEGFGSYPEEFMNSPVISGLGNIAFKYYLLFQHHSVPEETETEEPSWLLGAKPGPYINQRSRHLFMSLGDGVAFLGLDCRTERMTDEIISEETGELIWDRCHQEIVRGETRHLIVSLGIPLAYPRVAMVKNILNSRKSLGKAGLFGGLVNKTGAKVEIFDDHWTSKRHKAERTYLIEDLQDLAAEKSVRVTILSGDVHLAAIGQFYSNPKLDVPKDRDYRYMPNVISSAIADMPETEMISDMLNKRNRVHHMDTNTDEDMVPIFTHDVNNKPRNNKRLLPRRNWCSIREYKPGTTPPGTPPDAPAEEEARPAKLKRTLSLTRGEKPPRTGLLRRLSLRGPPPTKDFNLGEAPPARRMSMDGVFPTADTDDAGEPKPGPFLRRPTNLSQKSKRGDDGLGALINLEGGLAITLNLELNPKDPAGITTPYKLLVPILRYEDMEYDPPAASVPKGWKKWLGVRRKKADKAPVEDTDVEQGMTDEEDEDDGFDDEDDVRARFEIAQGGVLPPETLVPVSPDAGEMGMGGGEEENKEVPKRKKWFGRSK; this is encoded by the exons ATGGCTACAGATCGCTTCCCCGCCCCTCCCACGGAAGCTCCCACGTATCTGCAACAGGCGCCCACCAATGGTATTTATACAGCCCCGTCGCACAAAAGACAGCCGTCCCAAGTCGTGAAGTCCGCTGCGCCGGATTACTACGAGGATAACGACTTTTATGCCAACCCCAACAATTCAAGGCCACCGCCGCCCTACCCAGCCAATTCTAGCAGGGTTCAAAGCCACCATAGGTCGCGCTCATATTCTACCAGAAGCAAAAGCTACAGGAGAGACGTGTATCCAGAAGACAacatggaagaaggagagaatcTCCCAACGCCGGACCGCCCAGTATGGTCTGAAAAGCGCTCGAAATCATCGGCCACGAGAGCTGACAAGCACGGCGCTGAGGCACACAAGGCCTCTTTATCTTCAAATAGTCAGCCATCCCCAGTAAGTCGGTCGAGTACGGTCCGCTCTGCAACCGAACAGCGACGGGACTGGGCATCCGATCGCTCGCCGCTCCAAAAGCTCGAGACCACTTATACGGGTGCgagcaaggaggagaagcgggcACGCGCTCTAGAGGCTGAAATGAAACTGAGGGAACGGATGAAACGGCAGACTGAAAGTCGTGCAACAGCAATGGCGCAGCCTTCTGACTCACTAGAGAGCGTGGATAAGAGAGCAGTCCCTGGACGAATGGCCGAGCCAAGACCGGCACAGGGAGCAAAGCGATCGCATCATCGGCATGCGGCTTCTGAAGGACACACTGGATACAGCCCCGAAGGGCCAGAATCTTCCGAAAGAGCCAGGCCGCCTCGCAGCCGAATGCCACCTTCACAAGACGCCGCAGAGCGCGCTTTTGACGAGATTCAGGACTTCAATGGGGGTCGGCCAGACGGGCCGATGGCACGAACCGGCAACGCTCCCAGGCGAACGGTATCTGTGAGCCACCCTCCGCAAGGACCACCGATGGGCCCGCGAGCAATGAATCAAGGCAAACAACGAGATGCACAACCGTATCCACCTAGTTCTGCAGCCCCCGACTCGGCGTTTCCTGATCAATCTAGAATGGCCGTCCCGGCCAGGAAGGCCGTTCCAATTCAGCCCAGCACCCGTGCGCCACCAGTTGCCAACCCGGCGGCTTATCAAACTAAATCGCCCCCACAACTTATCCCGGAGAGGGGGCCTTCTATGCAAGGACCGACTACCCAGCAGGGAGTGTTGAAGAACCCTACTGGAGCAGCACCTGCCAAGGCTAGCGTAGACAGTGGACTGGATGTGAACAACCCAATAATGCCTTCTGCTCCAGCGGAGACAAATGTGCCGTCCAAGCCCAAGGTCTCGTTTAACGTGCCTCCGCCAacgcctcctcctctctctgaATGGAGGACTGCAGCTATAGCTAGGTTGGGAGCCTCTGATTTCGACTTCCAACGTTTTGATGCCGATCGGAGTAAGGCCTGGTGGGAAACTGGCGAAAGCAGCAACCGCAGACTCAGTCGGGCCCTGCCCAACAGCTTTGCCCAGAAGCCGTCTGCTCAGAAGCCAACAA GTAACAAGCGCTTTCAGCCATCAATCTTCTTGCAAAGCGGACCTCTGCTCCGCTACGCTGGCTTGAAGCGGGTCCGAATTGATGGTCCCAATGGGCCATTTAACAAGGAGACCTGGAGAGGCAGTGTCCTAATCGTCACACAAGACTCACTCTCCTCCTATGAGCCGCGTCCAACGTTGAGGGTGTTTGCTCAGCCCATGGACCTTCTTGCTCCTCCGCCCGTCCAGGTAGGAGGGGAAGATTCTCAACTGGCACCCGAATACGTTGACCCAACCGCAGGATTGATGAAGTTGGGCCGGGACGGACGACCTCTGTATGTCAAGCCTGTAGAGCATACTgcggaaggagaagatctgtCATTTGTTGAAAATGACGACGGAATCTTTGAATTGTCCCCCAGTATTATGGACTACAGCAGTGAAGGTGTCAAACAGCCGGTCCCGGCCAATCGCATTCACTCCATGGACGGAGAGACTGCTGGAAGCTACAAGGAAATCACAGGCGCTCGTCTTTATGCTGATCCCGGACGGGACGTCACGTTCTGGAAATTCAACATTGAAATTGAGTTGGGCCCGACTCAGCAGCGGGTCGCGTACCGTCTGAATCATGGACCGGCTCTAGGCTTTTGGGTGCCAGCCAGGGGACAGTCAATGAACATCATGTTCCATACCGGCAATGGATTCAGCCCCGCAGTGGACTCCAACAAACTCAGCGGTCCGGACCCTCTCTGGCGAGATGTCCTCAATGAGCACCAGACTCGCCCTTTCCACGTCATGATTGGTGGTGGCGATCAGATTTTCAATGACAAGGTCATTGCGGAAACCGCCCACTTCCAGGAATGGGTCAAGATCAAAAACCTGAATGAGAAATACGAGGCGCCCTTTACTGCAGAGTTCAAGGCAGAGCTGGAAGACTTCTACCTGGAGAATTATGCCTCTTGGTTCTCGCAAGGATTGTTCTCCCTCGCCAACTCCCAGATCCCTATGGTCAATATGTGGAATGACCACGAGATCATTGAGGGATTCGGCTCCTACCCGGAGGAATTCATGAACTCGCCCGTCATCTCGGGACTAGGCAATATTGCGTTCAAGTACTACTTGCTTTTCCAGCATCACAGTGTCCCGGAAGAAACTGAAACTGAGGAGCCTAGCTGGCTGCTTGGTGCCAAGCCAGGACCTTATATCAATCAACGCAGTCGGCATCTGTTCATGTCACTGGGTGACGGAGTAGCTTTCCTGGGATTGGATTGCCGAACAGAACGAATG ACCGACGAGATTATTTCGGAAGAAACTGGTGAATTGATCTGGGATAGATGCCACCAGGAGATAGTTCGAGGCGAAACCCGACACTTGATTGTGTCCCTGGGCATTCCCCTGGCGTATCCACGAGTA GCCATGGTCAAGAATATTCTCAACAGCCGTAAGTCGCTTGGAAAAGCAGGGCTTTTCGGCGGTTTGGTGAACAAGACCGGCGCCAAAGTCGAGATCTTCGATGATCACTGGACGTCTAAGCGGCACAAGGCTGAGCGGACATATCTGATCGAGGACCTTCAGGATCTTGCGGCAGAGAAATCCGTCCGGGTGACCATTCTAAG CGGCGACGTGCATCTGGCGGCGATCGGCCAGTTTTACTCCAATCCCAAGTTGGACGTGCCAAAAGACCGAGACTATCGATACATGCCAAACGTCATCTCTTCAGCAATCGCTGACATGCCCGAGACGGAAATGATATCCGACATGCTCAACAAGCGCAATCGCGTGCATCATATGGACACCAACACGGACGAAGATATGGTTCCCATCTTTACCCATGATGTGAATAACAAGCCCCGGAACAACAAACGGTTGCTCCCACGCCGAAATTGGTGTTCTATTCGGGAGTACAAGCCTG GCACCACGCCACCCGGAACGCCGCCCGATGCCCCagctgaggaagaagcccgaCCCGCCAAGCTCAAGAGAACATTATCTCTCACTCGCGGGGAGAAGCCTCCCCGGACCGGGCTCCTGCGACGACTCTCCCTTCGGGGCCCGCCTCCCACCAAAGATTTCAATCTGGGAGAGGCACCACCTGCGCGTCGGATGAGCATGGACGGGGTTTTCCCGACCGCAGACACAGATGATGCAGGTGAACCCAAGCCCGGCCCGTTCCTGCGACGACCCACCAACCTCAGTCAGAAGTCCAAACGGGGTGATGATGGGCTCGGGGCGTTGATCAATCTGGAAGGTGGCCTGGCTATCACGCTTAATCTCGAGCTAAACCCCAAGGACCCGGCGGGGATCACGACGCCATACAAGTTGCTCGTGCCAATTCTACGCTACGAAGACATGGAGTACGATCCGCCTGCGGCATCAGTGCCTAAAGGGTGGAAGAAATGGCTGGGAGTGCGACGCAAGAAGGCCGACAAAGCGCCGGTGGAAGATACCGACGTCGAGCAGGGCATgacggatgaggaagacgaggacgatgggtttgatgacgaagatgatgtgcGAGCGAGGTTCGAGATTGCTCAAGGAGGCGTGTTGCCGCCGGAGACACTGGTCCCTGTGAGTCCGGATGCGGGAgagatgggaatggggggcggagaagaagagaataagGAGGTGCCTAAACGGAAAAAGTGGTTTGGGCGATCCAAatag